In the Scomber japonicus isolate fScoJap1 chromosome 18, fScoJap1.pri, whole genome shotgun sequence genome, one interval contains:
- the zgc:158376 gene encoding F-box/LRR-repeat protein 19: MSGSKALGGGAGGGARRRRTRCRRCQACMRTECGECHFCKDMKKFGGPGRMKQSCLLRQCTAPVLPHTAVCFACGEAGKEDTVDSEEEKFSLSLMECTICNEIIHPSCLKMGKAEGIINDEIPNCWECPKCHKEGKTSKEADGSGKRRLDNGEVGRWKLTDDPPPKKKAPPSLEEAGRGEGGHKRKKEKELPPDSGPKKKMKGAHEKRLKKKPKPEAVESNGPTSSAGGAGGLQSSSTSSSSQAGGGGGGAGGAGGTSSADQRSHHREKLERFKRMCLLERRPESSSSSSSSSESDSESDSDDSLPGEQGGGSSPSSSSPAPPPPVVYGNSSGSRADRERSRSERERERERERRLAELGFSASDDSEGEGGRGEEEEREEEQGGGADKARRRGGETGLLPRGRKGAMMDAEEEDTPTSDRTRKNSSSLPPPSPLSSNQMPPSSQHDGFTGKQRSNGQEARNGRTRGGTGGGREGGEKENASGVLTNHRHGGGGGGGTKGSRGNKIRSNSKNQTSGSRSISSSSSSSIPTSNGGGGGGAGGGGLLMSAMAASPCSQPSRLAPRSQMMKRSPPAVPSPPRPVQMERHLVRPPPACPEPSCLPLDSGSAHIMTRDVWLRVFTHLSQRELCVCMRVCRTWSRWCCDKRLWTQIDLSRQRSITPPMLSGIIRRQPVSLNLGYTNISKKQLMWLINRLEGLLELNVSGCSWPAVSALCQAVCPCLRLLDLSRVEDLKDSHLRELLAPPPDTRTAHGETRVGRFQNVTELRLAGLDLTEASSRLLVRYVPRLVRLDLSQCLNITDQTIHTLTSPISPLRESLTHINLAGCLKVTEQCVPLLRRCTSLQTVDLRSCSLLSSETGQLLSFPTHASSTSSSSSTASSSYQGNEPRLPPPYTTDR, translated from the exons ATGTCGGGCAGTAAGGCGCTGGGCGGGGGGGCTGGCGGGGGGGCGAGGCGCAGGCGGACGCGGTGCCGGCGCTGCCAGGCCTGCATGAGGACGGAGTGTGGAGAGTGTCACTTCTGTAAAGACATGAAGAAGTTCGGAGGACCGGGACGCATGAAGCAGTCCTGTCTGCTGAGACAGTGCACGGCG CCGGTGCTCCCTCACACAGCCGTGTGCTTTGCGTGTGGAGAAGCAGGGAAAGAAGACACCGTCGACTCAGAAGAAGAGAAGTTCAGTCTGTCTCTGATGGAGTGCACCATCTGCAACGAGATCATCCACCCCAGCTGCCTCAAG ATGGGTAAAGCTGAAGGAATCATTAATGATGAAATCCCAAACTGCTGGGAATGTCCAAAGTGCCACAAAGAGGGCAAAACCAGTAAG GAGGCGGACGGCTCGGGGAAGCGGCGGCTGGATAACGGCGAGGTCGGCCGCTGGAAGCTCACCGACGATCCGCCTCCCAAAAAGAAAGCACCTCCTTCCCTGGAGGAggcggggaggggggagggggggcacaagaggaagaaggagaaggagctgCCTCCAGACAGTGGACCCAAAAaaaag atGAAAGGAGCTCACGAGAAACGTCtgaaaaag AAACCCAAACCGGAGGCGGTGGAGTCCAACGGTCCCACCTCCTCAGCTGGCGGAGCTGGAGGACTGcagagctcctccacctcgtcctCCTCTCAGGCGGGGGGAGGCGGGGGAGGAGCGGGGGGAGCGGGGGGGACGTCCAGTGCAGACCAGCGCTCCCATCACAGAGAGAAGCTGGAGCGCTTTAAGAGGATGTGTCTGCTGGAGCGCCGGCCCgagtcctcctcttcctcctcctccagctccgaGTCCGACTCGGAGTCCGACTCCGACGACTCCCTGCCGGGGGAGCAGGGGGGGGGCTCCTCGCCGTCCTCCTCCTCGCCGGCCCCGCCTCCTCCCGTCGTCTACGGCAACAGCAGCGGGAGCCGGGCGGACAGGGAGAGGAGTCGCAGCGAGCGGGAGCGAGAGAGGGAGCGGGAGCGGCGGCTGGCCGAGCTGGGCTTCAGCGCCAGCGACGACtcggagggggagggggggaggggggaggaggaggagcgggaggaggagcagggagggggggcagaCAAGGCCCGGCGGAGAGGAGGGGAGACGGGGCTGCTGCCGCGGGGGCGCAAAGGAGCGATGATGGAcgcagaggaggaggacacgCCCACCTCAGACAGGACCCGCAAaaactcctcctccctccccccgccctcccccctctcctccaaTCAGATGCCTCCGTCCTCGCAGCACGACGGCTTCACGGGGAAGCAGCGCAGCAACGGGCAGGAGGCGCGCAACGGGCGGACACGGGGAGGAacaggaggggggagagaggggggggagaaggagaacGCCAGCGGTgttctgaccaatcacagacacggcgggggaggagggggcgggACTAAAGGCAGCCGCGGCAACAAGATCCGTAGCAACAGTAAGAACCAGACGTCCGGCTCCAGAAGCATCagctcctcctcgtcctcctccatcCCCACCTCCAacggggggggcggggggggcgcGGGGGGAGGCGGCCTGCTGATGTCGGCGATGGCGGCGTCGCCGTGCTCGCAGCCGTCCCGCCTCGCGCCGCGCTCGCAGATGATGAAGCGCAGCCCGCCGGCGGTGCCGTCGCCGCCGCGGCCCGTCCAGATGGAGCGGCACCTGGTGCGCCCCCCCCCCGCCTGCCCGGAGCCGTCCTGCCTGCCGCTGGACTCTGGCTCCGCCCACATCATGACCAGAGACGTCTGGCTGCGAGTCTTCACACACCTGAGCCAGAGAGAGCTGTGCGTCTGCATGAGGGTCTGCCGCACCTGGAGCCGCTG GTGCTGTGACAAGCGGCTGTGGACTCAGATCGACCTGAGCCGGCAGCGCTCCATCACCCCCCCCATGCTGAGTGGTATCATCCGCCGCCAGCCCGTCTCACTCAACCTGGGTTATACCAACATCTCCAAGAAACAGCTGATGTGGCTCATCAACCGCCTGGAAG gTCTCCTGGAGCTGAACGTGTCTGGCTGTTCGTGGCCGGCCGTCTCCGCTCTGTGTCAGGCCGTCTGTCCTTGTCTCCGGCTGCTGGACCTCAGCAGAGTGGAGGACCTGAAGGACTCCCACCTGAGAGAGCTGCTGGCCCCCCCACCTGACAccaggacag CCCACGGTGAAACCAGAGTGGGGCGGTTCCAGAACGTGACGGAGCTGCGATTGGCCGGCTTGGACCTGACGGAGGCGTCGTCCCGCCTGCTGGTGCGCTACGTCCCCCGGCTCGTCAGACTGGACCTGAGCCAGTGTTTGAACATCACTGACCAGACGATCCACACGCTCACCTCCCCCATCTCCCCCCTCAGAGAGAGCCTCACCCACATCAACCTGGCAG GTTGTCTGAAGGTGACGGAGCAGTGTGTCCCTCTCCTGCGTCGCTGCACCTCCCTGCAGACGGTGGACCTGcgctcctgctccctcctctcctctgagaCCGGACAGCTCCTCTCCTTCCCCACCCacgcctcctccacctcctcctcctcctccaccgcctcctcctc TTACCAGGGCAACGAGCCCCGCCTCCCACCTCCTTACActacagacaggtga